A stretch of the Orcinus orca chromosome 1, mOrcOrc1.1, whole genome shotgun sequence genome encodes the following:
- the TRAF5 gene encoding TNF receptor-associated factor 5 isoform X6 — translation MACSEEQGGVPCGFIRQNSGNSTSLDFEPDAEYQFVEQLEERYRCAFCRSVLHNPHQTGCGHRFCQHCILSLRELNAVPLCPVDKEVIKSQEVFKDNCCRREVLNLYVFCKNAPGCNAKVILGRYQDHLQHCLFQAVQCSNESCREPVLRKDLKEHLSADCPFREEKCLYCKKDVAVINLQNHEENLCPEYPVSCPNKCLQIIPRTEVDEHLAVCPEAEQDCPFKHYGCTVKDKRGNLQEHEHSALRDHMLLVLEKNFQLEEQISDLYKSLEQKESKIQQLAETVKKFEKEFKQFAQLFGKNGTFLSNIQFLMKRKQYTRLKRGVNNLEKDPTSH, via the exons ATGGCTTGTTCTGAGGAGCAAGGAGGTGTCCCCTGTGGCTTCATCCGCCAGAATTCTGGTAACTCCACGTCTTTGGACTTTGAGCCAGATGCAGAGTACCAGTTTGTGGAGCAGCTGGAAGAGCGCTACAGATGTGCCTTCTGCCGCTCAGTGCTTCACAACCCCCACCAGACGGGCTGTGGGCACCGCTTCTGCCAGCACTGCATCCTGTCCCTGAG aGAATTAAACGCAGTCCCACTCTGCCCTGTAGATAAGGAGGTGATCAAATCTCAGGAG gTGTTTAAAGACAATTGCTGCAGAAGAGAGGTCCtcaatttatatgtattttgcaaAAATGCTCCTGGATGTAATGCCAAGGTTATTCTGGGACGATACCAG GACCACCTTCAGCACTGCTTATTCCAAGCTGTGCAGTGCTCTAATGAGAGCTGTCGGGAGCCAGTCCTTCGCAAAGATCTGAAAGAGCATTTGAGCGCAGACTGTCCGTTTCGAGAGGAAAAATGCCTTTATTGCAAAAAGGATGTGGCAGTCATCAAtctacag aatcATGAGGAAAACTTGTGTCCTGAGTACCCAGTATCTTGTCCCAACAAGTGTTTGCAGATTATTCCAAGAACTGAG GTGGATGAACACCTTGCTGTGTGTCCTGAAGCTGAACAAGACTGTCCTTTCAAGCACTATGGCTGTACTGTAAAG GATAAACGAGGAAACCTGCAGGAGCATGAGCATTCAGCCTTACGGGACCACATGCTTCTGGTTTTAGAAAAGAACTTCCAGTTAGAAGAACAG ATTTCTGACTTATATAAGAGCCTAGaacagaaagaaagtaaaatccaGCAGCTAGCAGAAACTGTAAAGAAATTCGAAAAGGAGTTCAAGCAGTTTGCACAGTTGTTTGGCAAAAATGGAACTTTCCTCTCAAATATACAG TTCctgatgaaaagaaaacaatacactAGGCTTAAAAGGGGAGTCAACAACCTTGAGAAAG ATCCAACCTCACACTGA
- the TRAF5 gene encoding TNF receptor-associated factor 5 isoform X1, with protein MACSEEQGGVPCGFIRQNSGNSTSLDFEPDAEYQFVEQLEERYRCAFCRSVLHNPHQTGCGHRFCQHCILSLRELNAVPLCPVDKEVIKSQEVFKDNCCRREVLNLYVFCKNAPGCNAKVILGRYQDHLQHCLFQAVQCSNESCREPVLRKDLKEHLSADCPFREEKCLYCKKDVAVINLQNHEENLCPEYPVSCPNKCLQIIPRTEVDEHLAVCPEAEQDCPFKHYGCTVKDKRGNLQEHEHSALRDHMLLVLEKNFQLEEQISDLYKSLEQKESKIQQLAETVKKFEKEFKQFAQLFGKNGTFLSNIQVLASHIDKSAWLEVQVRQLLQMANQQQSKFDLRPLVEAIDTVKQKITLLETHDQRLVVLEGETNKHDAHINIHKAQLNKNEERFKLLESACYNGKLIWKVTDYKLKKKEALDGHTVSIFSQPFYTSRCGYRLCARAYLNGDGSGKGTHLSLYFVVMRGEFDSLLQWPFRQRVTLMLLDQSGKRNHIMETFKADPNSSSFKRPDGEMNIASGCPRFVAHSTLENAKNTYIKDDTLFLKVAVDLTDLEDL; from the exons ATGGCTTGTTCTGAGGAGCAAGGAGGTGTCCCCTGTGGCTTCATCCGCCAGAATTCTGGTAACTCCACGTCTTTGGACTTTGAGCCAGATGCAGAGTACCAGTTTGTGGAGCAGCTGGAAGAGCGCTACAGATGTGCCTTCTGCCGCTCAGTGCTTCACAACCCCCACCAGACGGGCTGTGGGCACCGCTTCTGCCAGCACTGCATCCTGTCCCTGAG aGAATTAAACGCAGTCCCACTCTGCCCTGTAGATAAGGAGGTGATCAAATCTCAGGAG gTGTTTAAAGACAATTGCTGCAGAAGAGAGGTCCtcaatttatatgtattttgcaaAAATGCTCCTGGATGTAATGCCAAGGTTATTCTGGGACGATACCAG GACCACCTTCAGCACTGCTTATTCCAAGCTGTGCAGTGCTCTAATGAGAGCTGTCGGGAGCCAGTCCTTCGCAAAGATCTGAAAGAGCATTTGAGCGCAGACTGTCCGTTTCGAGAGGAAAAATGCCTTTATTGCAAAAAGGATGTGGCAGTCATCAAtctacag aatcATGAGGAAAACTTGTGTCCTGAGTACCCAGTATCTTGTCCCAACAAGTGTTTGCAGATTATTCCAAGAACTGAG GTGGATGAACACCTTGCTGTGTGTCCTGAAGCTGAACAAGACTGTCCTTTCAAGCACTATGGCTGTACTGTAAAG GATAAACGAGGAAACCTGCAGGAGCATGAGCATTCAGCCTTACGGGACCACATGCTTCTGGTTTTAGAAAAGAACTTCCAGTTAGAAGAACAG ATTTCTGACTTATATAAGAGCCTAGaacagaaagaaagtaaaatccaGCAGCTAGCAGAAACTGTAAAGAAATTCGAAAAGGAGTTCAAGCAGTTTGCACAGTTGTTTGGCAAAAATGGAACTTTCCTCTCAAATATACAG GTTCTTGCCAGTCACATTGACAAGTCCGCTTGGCTAGAAGTTCAGGTGCGTCAGTTATTACAAATGGCTAACCAGCAACAAAGTAAATTTGATCTGAGGCCTTTGGTGGAAGCGATTGATACAGTGAAACAGAAAATCACCCTGCTAGAAACCCATGATCAAAGATTAG ttgtTTTGGAAGGGGAGACTAACAAACATGATGCCCACATTAATATCCATAAAGCACAGCTGAATAAAAACGAAGAGCGATTTAAGCTGCTAGAAAGTGCCTGCTATAACGGAAAGCTCATCTGGAAGGTCACAGACTACAAGCTGAAGAAGAAGGAGGCGCTGGACGGACACACAGTATCCATCTTCAGCCAGCCCTTCTACACCAGCCGGTGTGGCTACAGGCTCTGCGCTAGAGCGTACCTGAATGGGGACGGGTCCGGGAAGGGGACGCACCTGTCGTTGTACTTTGTGGTGATGCGAGGGGAGTTTGACTCACTGTTGCAGTGGCCATTCAGGCAGAGGGTGACCCTGATGCTTTTGGACCAAAGTGGCAAAAGGAACCACATTATGGAGACCTTCAAGGCTGACCCCAATAGCAGCAGCTTTAAAAGACCCGATGGGGAGATGAACATTGCCTCTGGCTGTCCACGCTTCGTGGCTCATTCCACTTTGGAGAATGCCAAGAACACCTACATTAAAGATGACACCCTGTTCTTGAAAGTGGCTGTGGATCTAACTGACCTGGAGGATCTCTAA
- the TRAF5 gene encoding TNF receptor-associated factor 5 isoform X2 yields the protein MACSEEQGGVPCGFIRQNSGNSTSLDFEPDAEYQFVEQLEERYRCAFCRSVLHNPHQTGCGHRFCQHCILSLRELNAVPLCPVDKEVIKSQEDHLQHCLFQAVQCSNESCREPVLRKDLKEHLSADCPFREEKCLYCKKDVAVINLQNHEENLCPEYPVSCPNKCLQIIPRTEVDEHLAVCPEAEQDCPFKHYGCTVKDKRGNLQEHEHSALRDHMLLVLEKNFQLEEQISDLYKSLEQKESKIQQLAETVKKFEKEFKQFAQLFGKNGTFLSNIQVLASHIDKSAWLEVQVRQLLQMANQQQSKFDLRPLVEAIDTVKQKITLLETHDQRLVVLEGETNKHDAHINIHKAQLNKNEERFKLLESACYNGKLIWKVTDYKLKKKEALDGHTVSIFSQPFYTSRCGYRLCARAYLNGDGSGKGTHLSLYFVVMRGEFDSLLQWPFRQRVTLMLLDQSGKRNHIMETFKADPNSSSFKRPDGEMNIASGCPRFVAHSTLENAKNTYIKDDTLFLKVAVDLTDLEDL from the exons ATGGCTTGTTCTGAGGAGCAAGGAGGTGTCCCCTGTGGCTTCATCCGCCAGAATTCTGGTAACTCCACGTCTTTGGACTTTGAGCCAGATGCAGAGTACCAGTTTGTGGAGCAGCTGGAAGAGCGCTACAGATGTGCCTTCTGCCGCTCAGTGCTTCACAACCCCCACCAGACGGGCTGTGGGCACCGCTTCTGCCAGCACTGCATCCTGTCCCTGAG aGAATTAAACGCAGTCCCACTCTGCCCTGTAGATAAGGAGGTGATCAAATCTCAGGAG GACCACCTTCAGCACTGCTTATTCCAAGCTGTGCAGTGCTCTAATGAGAGCTGTCGGGAGCCAGTCCTTCGCAAAGATCTGAAAGAGCATTTGAGCGCAGACTGTCCGTTTCGAGAGGAAAAATGCCTTTATTGCAAAAAGGATGTGGCAGTCATCAAtctacag aatcATGAGGAAAACTTGTGTCCTGAGTACCCAGTATCTTGTCCCAACAAGTGTTTGCAGATTATTCCAAGAACTGAG GTGGATGAACACCTTGCTGTGTGTCCTGAAGCTGAACAAGACTGTCCTTTCAAGCACTATGGCTGTACTGTAAAG GATAAACGAGGAAACCTGCAGGAGCATGAGCATTCAGCCTTACGGGACCACATGCTTCTGGTTTTAGAAAAGAACTTCCAGTTAGAAGAACAG ATTTCTGACTTATATAAGAGCCTAGaacagaaagaaagtaaaatccaGCAGCTAGCAGAAACTGTAAAGAAATTCGAAAAGGAGTTCAAGCAGTTTGCACAGTTGTTTGGCAAAAATGGAACTTTCCTCTCAAATATACAG GTTCTTGCCAGTCACATTGACAAGTCCGCTTGGCTAGAAGTTCAGGTGCGTCAGTTATTACAAATGGCTAACCAGCAACAAAGTAAATTTGATCTGAGGCCTTTGGTGGAAGCGATTGATACAGTGAAACAGAAAATCACCCTGCTAGAAACCCATGATCAAAGATTAG ttgtTTTGGAAGGGGAGACTAACAAACATGATGCCCACATTAATATCCATAAAGCACAGCTGAATAAAAACGAAGAGCGATTTAAGCTGCTAGAAAGTGCCTGCTATAACGGAAAGCTCATCTGGAAGGTCACAGACTACAAGCTGAAGAAGAAGGAGGCGCTGGACGGACACACAGTATCCATCTTCAGCCAGCCCTTCTACACCAGCCGGTGTGGCTACAGGCTCTGCGCTAGAGCGTACCTGAATGGGGACGGGTCCGGGAAGGGGACGCACCTGTCGTTGTACTTTGTGGTGATGCGAGGGGAGTTTGACTCACTGTTGCAGTGGCCATTCAGGCAGAGGGTGACCCTGATGCTTTTGGACCAAAGTGGCAAAAGGAACCACATTATGGAGACCTTCAAGGCTGACCCCAATAGCAGCAGCTTTAAAAGACCCGATGGGGAGATGAACATTGCCTCTGGCTGTCCACGCTTCGTGGCTCATTCCACTTTGGAGAATGCCAAGAACACCTACATTAAAGATGACACCCTGTTCTTGAAAGTGGCTGTGGATCTAACTGACCTGGAGGATCTCTAA
- the TRAF5 gene encoding TNF receptor-associated factor 5 isoform X5 has product MACSEEQGGVPCGFIRQNSGNSTSLDFEPDAEYQFVEQLEERYRCAFCRSVLHNPHQTGCGHRFCQHCILSLRELNAVPLCPVDKEVIKSQEVFKDNCCRREVLNLYVFCKNAPGCNAKVILGRYQDHLQHCLFQAVQCSNESCREPVLRKDLKEHLSADCPFREEKCLYCKKDVAVINLQNHEENLCPEYPVSCPNKCLQIIPRTEVDEHLAVCPEAEQDCPFKHYGCTVKDKRGNLQEHEHSALRDHMLLVLEKNFQLEEQISDLYKSLEQKESKIQQLAETVKKFEKEFKQFAQLFGKNGTFLSNIQVLASHIDKSAWLEVQVRQLLQMANQQQSKFDLRPLVEAIDTVKQKITLLETHDQRLVPDEKKTIH; this is encoded by the exons ATGGCTTGTTCTGAGGAGCAAGGAGGTGTCCCCTGTGGCTTCATCCGCCAGAATTCTGGTAACTCCACGTCTTTGGACTTTGAGCCAGATGCAGAGTACCAGTTTGTGGAGCAGCTGGAAGAGCGCTACAGATGTGCCTTCTGCCGCTCAGTGCTTCACAACCCCCACCAGACGGGCTGTGGGCACCGCTTCTGCCAGCACTGCATCCTGTCCCTGAG aGAATTAAACGCAGTCCCACTCTGCCCTGTAGATAAGGAGGTGATCAAATCTCAGGAG gTGTTTAAAGACAATTGCTGCAGAAGAGAGGTCCtcaatttatatgtattttgcaaAAATGCTCCTGGATGTAATGCCAAGGTTATTCTGGGACGATACCAG GACCACCTTCAGCACTGCTTATTCCAAGCTGTGCAGTGCTCTAATGAGAGCTGTCGGGAGCCAGTCCTTCGCAAAGATCTGAAAGAGCATTTGAGCGCAGACTGTCCGTTTCGAGAGGAAAAATGCCTTTATTGCAAAAAGGATGTGGCAGTCATCAAtctacag aatcATGAGGAAAACTTGTGTCCTGAGTACCCAGTATCTTGTCCCAACAAGTGTTTGCAGATTATTCCAAGAACTGAG GTGGATGAACACCTTGCTGTGTGTCCTGAAGCTGAACAAGACTGTCCTTTCAAGCACTATGGCTGTACTGTAAAG GATAAACGAGGAAACCTGCAGGAGCATGAGCATTCAGCCTTACGGGACCACATGCTTCTGGTTTTAGAAAAGAACTTCCAGTTAGAAGAACAG ATTTCTGACTTATATAAGAGCCTAGaacagaaagaaagtaaaatccaGCAGCTAGCAGAAACTGTAAAGAAATTCGAAAAGGAGTTCAAGCAGTTTGCACAGTTGTTTGGCAAAAATGGAACTTTCCTCTCAAATATACAG GTTCTTGCCAGTCACATTGACAAGTCCGCTTGGCTAGAAGTTCAGGTGCGTCAGTTATTACAAATGGCTAACCAGCAACAAAGTAAATTTGATCTGAGGCCTTTGGTGGAAGCGATTGATACAGTGAAACAGAAAATCACCCTGCTAGAAACCCATGATCAAAGATTAG TTCctgatgaaaagaaaacaatacactAG
- the TRAF5 gene encoding TNF receptor-associated factor 5 isoform X3 encodes MNGSFSGRLRRELNAVPLCPVDKEVIKSQEVFKDNCCRREVLNLYVFCKNAPGCNAKVILGRYQDHLQHCLFQAVQCSNESCREPVLRKDLKEHLSADCPFREEKCLYCKKDVAVINLQNHEENLCPEYPVSCPNKCLQIIPRTEVDEHLAVCPEAEQDCPFKHYGCTVKDKRGNLQEHEHSALRDHMLLVLEKNFQLEEQISDLYKSLEQKESKIQQLAETVKKFEKEFKQFAQLFGKNGTFLSNIQVLASHIDKSAWLEVQVRQLLQMANQQQSKFDLRPLVEAIDTVKQKITLLETHDQRLVVLEGETNKHDAHINIHKAQLNKNEERFKLLESACYNGKLIWKVTDYKLKKKEALDGHTVSIFSQPFYTSRCGYRLCARAYLNGDGSGKGTHLSLYFVVMRGEFDSLLQWPFRQRVTLMLLDQSGKRNHIMETFKADPNSSSFKRPDGEMNIASGCPRFVAHSTLENAKNTYIKDDTLFLKVAVDLTDLEDL; translated from the exons ATGAATGGGAGTTTCTCAGGCAGACTGAGGAG aGAATTAAACGCAGTCCCACTCTGCCCTGTAGATAAGGAGGTGATCAAATCTCAGGAG gTGTTTAAAGACAATTGCTGCAGAAGAGAGGTCCtcaatttatatgtattttgcaaAAATGCTCCTGGATGTAATGCCAAGGTTATTCTGGGACGATACCAG GACCACCTTCAGCACTGCTTATTCCAAGCTGTGCAGTGCTCTAATGAGAGCTGTCGGGAGCCAGTCCTTCGCAAAGATCTGAAAGAGCATTTGAGCGCAGACTGTCCGTTTCGAGAGGAAAAATGCCTTTATTGCAAAAAGGATGTGGCAGTCATCAAtctacag aatcATGAGGAAAACTTGTGTCCTGAGTACCCAGTATCTTGTCCCAACAAGTGTTTGCAGATTATTCCAAGAACTGAG GTGGATGAACACCTTGCTGTGTGTCCTGAAGCTGAACAAGACTGTCCTTTCAAGCACTATGGCTGTACTGTAAAG GATAAACGAGGAAACCTGCAGGAGCATGAGCATTCAGCCTTACGGGACCACATGCTTCTGGTTTTAGAAAAGAACTTCCAGTTAGAAGAACAG ATTTCTGACTTATATAAGAGCCTAGaacagaaagaaagtaaaatccaGCAGCTAGCAGAAACTGTAAAGAAATTCGAAAAGGAGTTCAAGCAGTTTGCACAGTTGTTTGGCAAAAATGGAACTTTCCTCTCAAATATACAG GTTCTTGCCAGTCACATTGACAAGTCCGCTTGGCTAGAAGTTCAGGTGCGTCAGTTATTACAAATGGCTAACCAGCAACAAAGTAAATTTGATCTGAGGCCTTTGGTGGAAGCGATTGATACAGTGAAACAGAAAATCACCCTGCTAGAAACCCATGATCAAAGATTAG ttgtTTTGGAAGGGGAGACTAACAAACATGATGCCCACATTAATATCCATAAAGCACAGCTGAATAAAAACGAAGAGCGATTTAAGCTGCTAGAAAGTGCCTGCTATAACGGAAAGCTCATCTGGAAGGTCACAGACTACAAGCTGAAGAAGAAGGAGGCGCTGGACGGACACACAGTATCCATCTTCAGCCAGCCCTTCTACACCAGCCGGTGTGGCTACAGGCTCTGCGCTAGAGCGTACCTGAATGGGGACGGGTCCGGGAAGGGGACGCACCTGTCGTTGTACTTTGTGGTGATGCGAGGGGAGTTTGACTCACTGTTGCAGTGGCCATTCAGGCAGAGGGTGACCCTGATGCTTTTGGACCAAAGTGGCAAAAGGAACCACATTATGGAGACCTTCAAGGCTGACCCCAATAGCAGCAGCTTTAAAAGACCCGATGGGGAGATGAACATTGCCTCTGGCTGTCCACGCTTCGTGGCTCATTCCACTTTGGAGAATGCCAAGAACACCTACATTAAAGATGACACCCTGTTCTTGAAAGTGGCTGTGGATCTAACTGACCTGGAGGATCTCTAA
- the TRAF5 gene encoding TNF receptor-associated factor 5 isoform X4, translated as MNGSFSGRLRRELNAVPLCPVDKEVIKSQEDHLQHCLFQAVQCSNESCREPVLRKDLKEHLSADCPFREEKCLYCKKDVAVINLQNHEENLCPEYPVSCPNKCLQIIPRTEVDEHLAVCPEAEQDCPFKHYGCTVKDKRGNLQEHEHSALRDHMLLVLEKNFQLEEQISDLYKSLEQKESKIQQLAETVKKFEKEFKQFAQLFGKNGTFLSNIQVLASHIDKSAWLEVQVRQLLQMANQQQSKFDLRPLVEAIDTVKQKITLLETHDQRLVVLEGETNKHDAHINIHKAQLNKNEERFKLLESACYNGKLIWKVTDYKLKKKEALDGHTVSIFSQPFYTSRCGYRLCARAYLNGDGSGKGTHLSLYFVVMRGEFDSLLQWPFRQRVTLMLLDQSGKRNHIMETFKADPNSSSFKRPDGEMNIASGCPRFVAHSTLENAKNTYIKDDTLFLKVAVDLTDLEDL; from the exons ATGAATGGGAGTTTCTCAGGCAGACTGAGGAG aGAATTAAACGCAGTCCCACTCTGCCCTGTAGATAAGGAGGTGATCAAATCTCAGGAG GACCACCTTCAGCACTGCTTATTCCAAGCTGTGCAGTGCTCTAATGAGAGCTGTCGGGAGCCAGTCCTTCGCAAAGATCTGAAAGAGCATTTGAGCGCAGACTGTCCGTTTCGAGAGGAAAAATGCCTTTATTGCAAAAAGGATGTGGCAGTCATCAAtctacag aatcATGAGGAAAACTTGTGTCCTGAGTACCCAGTATCTTGTCCCAACAAGTGTTTGCAGATTATTCCAAGAACTGAG GTGGATGAACACCTTGCTGTGTGTCCTGAAGCTGAACAAGACTGTCCTTTCAAGCACTATGGCTGTACTGTAAAG GATAAACGAGGAAACCTGCAGGAGCATGAGCATTCAGCCTTACGGGACCACATGCTTCTGGTTTTAGAAAAGAACTTCCAGTTAGAAGAACAG ATTTCTGACTTATATAAGAGCCTAGaacagaaagaaagtaaaatccaGCAGCTAGCAGAAACTGTAAAGAAATTCGAAAAGGAGTTCAAGCAGTTTGCACAGTTGTTTGGCAAAAATGGAACTTTCCTCTCAAATATACAG GTTCTTGCCAGTCACATTGACAAGTCCGCTTGGCTAGAAGTTCAGGTGCGTCAGTTATTACAAATGGCTAACCAGCAACAAAGTAAATTTGATCTGAGGCCTTTGGTGGAAGCGATTGATACAGTGAAACAGAAAATCACCCTGCTAGAAACCCATGATCAAAGATTAG ttgtTTTGGAAGGGGAGACTAACAAACATGATGCCCACATTAATATCCATAAAGCACAGCTGAATAAAAACGAAGAGCGATTTAAGCTGCTAGAAAGTGCCTGCTATAACGGAAAGCTCATCTGGAAGGTCACAGACTACAAGCTGAAGAAGAAGGAGGCGCTGGACGGACACACAGTATCCATCTTCAGCCAGCCCTTCTACACCAGCCGGTGTGGCTACAGGCTCTGCGCTAGAGCGTACCTGAATGGGGACGGGTCCGGGAAGGGGACGCACCTGTCGTTGTACTTTGTGGTGATGCGAGGGGAGTTTGACTCACTGTTGCAGTGGCCATTCAGGCAGAGGGTGACCCTGATGCTTTTGGACCAAAGTGGCAAAAGGAACCACATTATGGAGACCTTCAAGGCTGACCCCAATAGCAGCAGCTTTAAAAGACCCGATGGGGAGATGAACATTGCCTCTGGCTGTCCACGCTTCGTGGCTCATTCCACTTTGGAGAATGCCAAGAACACCTACATTAAAGATGACACCCTGTTCTTGAAAGTGGCTGTGGATCTAACTGACCTGGAGGATCTCTAA